A stretch of the Actinotalea sp. JY-7876 genome encodes the following:
- the rpsD gene encoding 30S ribosomal protein S4 yields the protein MSSVTRARRQVRLSRALGLALTPKAVKHFEKRPYPPGEHGRARRRTESDYAVRLREKQRLRAQYGLREKQMARAFEDARKTPGLTGEALVENLETRLDALVLRSGFARTILQARQVVVHRHVLVDGKIVDRPSFQVKPGQTLQIKPRSQTSDQFRVAAAGAHRDVLPAVPGYLDVQLEKLSSQLTRRPKRAEVPVTCEVQLVVEYYSR from the coding sequence GTGTCCTCTGTGACCCGCGCGCGCCGCCAGGTGCGCCTCTCCCGGGCCCTCGGCCTGGCCCTGACCCCCAAGGCCGTCAAGCACTTCGAGAAGCGGCCCTACCCGCCCGGCGAGCACGGCCGCGCCCGTCGCCGCACCGAGTCGGACTACGCGGTGCGTCTGCGCGAGAAGCAGCGTCTGCGCGCCCAGTACGGCCTGCGCGAGAAGCAGATGGCCCGTGCGTTCGAGGACGCCCGCAAGACCCCCGGCCTGACCGGTGAGGCGCTGGTCGAGAACCTCGAGACCCGCCTCGACGCCCTGGTGCTCCGCTCCGGCTTCGCGCGGACGATCCTCCAGGCCCGCCAGGTCGTCGTGCACCGTCACGTGCTCGTCGACGGCAAGATCGTCGACCGCCCCTCCTTCCAGGTGAAGCCGGGCCAGACGCTCCAGATCAAGCCGCGCAGCCAGACGAGCGACCAGTTCCGCGTCGCCGCCGCCGGTGCCCACCGCGACGTCCTGCCGGCCGTCCCGGGCTACCTGGACGTCCAGCTCGAGAAGCTCTCGAGCCAGCTGACGCGCCGCCCCAAGCGCGCCGAGGTCCCCGTGACCTGCGAGGTCCAGCTGGTCGTCGAGTACTACTCGCGCTGA